One stretch of Narcine bancroftii isolate sNarBan1 chromosome 8, sNarBan1.hap1, whole genome shotgun sequence DNA includes these proteins:
- the tmem218 gene encoding transmembrane protein 218 isoform X1, producing the protein MAGIVMGVGPGIFILAVIWVLCLLICNLLSRSGGMISRLSIVLVFLLALILTLILIFFPRAKETPEPVTEKVIIDEFFIGRYCLLCILIVGFLAGLILLFPHYIVEHIEAKPLRSF; encoded by the exons ATGGCTGGTATCGTGATGGGAGTAGGACCAGGGATTTTTATCCTTGCTGTTATTTGGGTTTTGTGTTTACTGATATGTAACCTGTTATCTCGGTCAGGAGGCATGATCAG TCGGCTCTCGATTGTATTGGTTTTCCTCTTGGCATTGATACTCACCTTGATCCTCATCTTTTTTCCTCGAGCCAAGGAAACACCTGAACCAGTGACTGAAAAAGTG ATCATTGACGAATTCTTTATTGGCCGCTATTGTCTGCTGTGTATATTGATTGTGGGATTTCTGGCAGGCTTAATTCTACTATTTCCTCATTATATTGTGGAACATATAGAAGCAAAACCTCTTCGAAGCTTCTGA
- the tmem218 gene encoding transmembrane protein 218 isoform X3: protein MAGIVMGVGPGIFILAVIWVLCLLICNLLSRSGGMISRLSIVLVFLLALILTLILIFFPRAKETPEPVTEKVGNIQHFHYLSLTKVLQSCQHSG, encoded by the exons ATGGCTGGTATCGTGATGGGAGTAGGACCAGGGATTTTTATCCTTGCTGTTATTTGGGTTTTGTGTTTACTGATATGTAACCTGTTATCTCGGTCAGGAGGCATGATCAG TCGGCTCTCGATTGTATTGGTTTTCCTCTTGGCATTGATACTCACCTTGATCCTCATCTTTTTTCCTCGAGCCAAGGAAACACCTGAACCAGTGACTGAAAAAGTG GGAAATATCCAGCATTTCCATTATCTCTCCCTAACTAAAGTCCTccaatcctgtcaacattctggtTAA